A genomic stretch from Desulfotignum balticum DSM 7044 includes:
- a CDS encoding M48 family metallopeptidase, with amino-acid sequence MELTYTIKRSSRRRKLTITVERDRSVVVHAPESTSEEKIRAVVESKRQWIHEKTGHVQKYALPHPPGKEMVNGESALYLGRQYQIEMVRDGSEKIRFEQRFLIPAHLSDERRQVLRTWYMDRAKEKILPRARKFAVDLGVAFANARIVDNRYRWGSCTTRDNIRFNWRLIKAPMYVVDYVIIHELAHLLEANHTPRFWNIVRAQSSKMDKAKQWLLENGQILEEEI; translated from the coding sequence ATGGAACTGACCTACACAATAAAGCGGTCATCCAGACGCAGAAAGCTGACCATCACCGTGGAACGGGACCGCAGTGTGGTCGTGCATGCACCGGAATCCACCTCCGAGGAAAAGATTCGGGCGGTCGTTGAATCAAAGCGGCAATGGATTCATGAAAAGACCGGACACGTTCAGAAGTATGCGCTGCCCCATCCTCCCGGCAAAGAGATGGTCAATGGTGAATCCGCCCTGTATCTGGGCCGTCAGTATCAAATCGAAATGGTCAGGGACGGTTCGGAAAAAATCCGTTTTGAGCAGCGTTTCCTGATTCCGGCACATCTTTCCGATGAGCGCCGACAGGTCCTGCGCACCTGGTACATGGACCGGGCAAAAGAGAAAATCCTGCCGCGTGCCAGAAAATTTGCTGTAGATCTTGGCGTGGCATTTGCCAATGCCAGGATCGTTGACAATCGTTACCGCTGGGGTTCCTGCACCACCAGGGACAACATTCGTTTCAACTGGCGGCTCATCAAAGCGCCTATGTATGTTGTGGATTACGTGATCATCCATGAACTGGCCCACCTGCTGGAAGCGAACCACACCCCGCGGTTCTGGAATATCGTCCGGGCGCAGTCCTCGAAAATGGACAAAGCAAAGCAATGGCTGCTTGAAAATGGGCAGATCTTGGAAGAGGAGATCTGA